GCGAAAGTAAAATCTGTGTACTGTAAAAACATCATATATATAGATTTAGATGTTTATATAGCTAATTTCTATTTATGGAAATGAAATGagtaatataatttttgttattttttaaaattataggaTGAATCAAAATTGAACGGtctgatttttatatattaatttttttaaaataaaaattgaaaagtttgatttttgaattttagaaattgaaaagtttgatttttatatctcattaaataatatcatatttaagataaaaaaataaaaaatgatttataTGCGTTACAATATTTGCCTTTCATgtcaaagtaaaataaataataaataaataaaaatgttgcCGCAAATTTCACCTACTTAGAGGAgatatttttaagaaataagAGGGTCCACAATTTTGTGTTCAATATTGAAGCTCCACAGGAAAAGTGTGTATATAAGGCACCATACTATATGTCTCTACTTAGCAACATTTACAGTTGCATTGTCCCTCGTGACCAAAAGTCACAACTGCTATCGCCACATGCACATAATCCATTTCTCCCTCATCGATCCCTTGCCAAAATAGTGTACAACTTATTATTTAGCCATTGATTAAGTCTATTACACAGCCAAAGAGTTATGGATACGATTCAAAAGCCACTACTAAGCATAGCCAACTTTGAGCTCCAACCGCTCTACATGGCCGCCATGCTCGTAATCCCACTGATGTTGCTGCTAGGTTTAGTCTCTAGAATCCGCCGAAGGCCACCGTATCCACCAGGGCCTAAAGGCTTACCCATCATAGGTAATTAAACTTCCATTTCTATTTTTACTTCGTAAATCAATAAAGTTACCTGTCCTCTCAgtataagaaaaaatttatattttgtaaaacaatgttatttcttatttttatattactaAAATGGTTAAAGTTTGAAAGAAATGAAGAATGGATCGGAGAAGATTACCTAAAAAAATCTCTCCTATGTCTGTAGTATATAGACAAAGATTCGAATCACCTTAGAAAATAGTGTTATAGAATGTTTGAGATTAGGTGGATAAGAATCTGTGTACTTTAACCACAAAATTATGAAGCTAgcctatatttttataaacctAGATAATATATATGCCAAAAAATGcttttatactaaaaactgTTCATTCTAATCGTgtaaacaataattaaattttctttCATAACAATGGATCGGATATTTGTTTGTCTTGTTAATTTTAGTCTTATTGATGGAAAGAAAgtagtaacattttttttttccatattgTTACAGGCAACATGCTTATGATGGAACAGTTAACACACCGTGGGCTGGCTAAGCTAGCAAAAGAATACGGCGGAATCTTCCACCTGCGCATGGGGTTCCTCCACATGGTGGCGATTTCCGACCCTGACTCAGCACGCCAAGTCCTCCAAGTCCAAGACAACATCTTCTCCAACCGTCCTGCCACCATAGCCATAAGCTACCTAACCTACGACCGGGCCGACATGGCCTTCGCCCACTACGGCCCCTTCTGGCGCCAGATGCGTAAGCTCTGTGTCATGAAGCTCTTCAGCCGCAAGCGCCAAGAGTCATGGGAGTCCGTCAGAGACGAAGTCGACAAGGTGGTCGGTTCCGTCGTCTCCAACACCGGAAAACCCGTCAACATTGGCGAACTCGTTTTCAACCTTACCAAGAACATCATCTACCGCGCCGCGTTCGGGTCCAGTTCCCAAGAAGGTCAAGACGAGTTCATCAAGATCCTTCAGGAATTCTCGAAGCTTTTTGGAGCTTTCAACGTCGCAGATTTCATCCCTTTCCTTGGTGGAATCGATCCTCAGGGCCTTAACAACAGGCTCGTCGAGGCTCGAGCTGCGTTGGACAGTTTCATTGACGGGATCATCGATGAGCATGTTCACAAGgtaaagaacaacaacaacaacaatgatcACAGTAATAATATTGAAGAGTCTGATATGGTGGATGAGTTGTTGGCTTTCTACAGCGAGGAGGCCAAGCTAAACAATGAAGCGGACGATCTGCACAACTCTATCAAACTCACAAAGGACAACATCAAAGCCATCATTATGGTATAATCATTCTCTTTCACTCTCTGCtcttattaaattaattaattaaacaaattttaatttgattgtgACATGTCTCTTATTTGAGACTGCTATAGTGTTGTACTACTTCCTGTAAATCTATCACGGAATTAGTAAGAATCTAATCAacataattaaatcaattaaactcatttcaaattGGTTGATCTGTCATAAATGCCCCTAAGTAATGATTGTGTCCTAATGTTATACAGTGAGGAGTCAGTTAATCTTTTCGTAAAAAAGGAAAGACCGTTTGCAGGCCAAAAATATGACTATGATATTAATGCTATTTCATGTTGTTTGCTAATCAAATAAGGTGCGGTGACAAAAGTAGATAAGATTGAATGTATAAGCAATATGTGAATGAGTAAAACCAGCAAACGTTAAGTGATCTCTGTACCATTCCCAATTAATTCATTGTTGTTATTTCCCTCTCTAGGATACCtacattttattttccatttccTTCATTCCAATTTTTAGTCTAGCAGTGGCACACACGTATGTACACAAACAAAATCAAGTAGATACTACTCTTGTAtaaatttcatatatattaaagcaaaaaaaaaaaaaagctaagaTCATAGTAATAGTATAGTATATTACTATTGACTTTTTTTGTGGTGTACATTATTATTGACTTTATCTCTTGGTTATATGGATATGGTACaattattaatattctttttttttttgtgtcgtGATGGTATTATGGCACAATTATTATTGTCTTTGATATTTGTGTAATTCTTGTTTCCGTAAAATAGGACGTGATGTTTGGAGGTACAGAGACGGTAGCGTCGGCAATAGAGTGGGCCATGGCAGAACTCATGAGAAGCCCAGAAGATCTGAAGCGGGTTCAACAAGAGCTAGCCCAAGTTGTGGGCCTGGACCGTCGGGTAGAGGAGTCCGACTTCGAGAAGCTCACCTACCTCCGTTGCGCCCTCAAGGAGACCCTCCGCCTCCACCCGCCGATCCCTCTCCTCCTTCACGAAACAGCGGAAGAAACAACCGTCGGGGGCTACTTTATCCCGAAGCGGGCGCGCGTCATGATCAACGCGTGGGCCATAGGAAGGGATCCGAGCAGCTGGGAGGAGCCGGAGACGTTCAGGCCCGGGCGGTTCTTGAAGGCCGGCGTTCCGGACTTCAAGGGAAGCAACTTCGAGTTCATACCGTTCGGATCGGGTCGAAGGTCTTGCCCGGGGATGCAGTTGGGGCTGTACGCGCTTGAGCTGGCGGTGGCCCATCTACTCCACTGCTTCACGTGGGAGCTTCCCGACGGGATGAAGCCGAGCGAGATGGACATGAGCGACGTCTTCGGACTCACCGCTCCCAGAGCCACTCGCCTCGTCGCTGTTCCCACAAAGCGCGTGCTCTGCCCTCTCTCTTAGAAACCCAAACCAACAACCTCCTTCTCCAAACATAACAAACACTTTCCCGccctttttttattgtaatttttttctctctctctttttttaatcCCCCcaccaaaaaaattatacacaaagaaaacgtatctatatatgtatgtaactatgaaaatgaaaatggaaataacGAACCCAACAAGGAAGTAATGTCTAGTTTACTGCttctatttttttcccttttaattaatttgtgagAGGACACTTAATTAGGTTATTGATGTGATGTAAGGTTTGTTGCAAGCAAAATTATACAGTGGTAATCGTTGACGTTATTGATTCCACCCGCCTCCAACTTTCGTTGCTATTTGTCGTAAGGAAAATGTGAATCAAGTTCATGCATTTAGAAGGTGAAAGTATGTGACAGGTTATAATTAAGCAACATATGCATATTTCTTCCGGCAAATCTAAGTGCATTAGTAATTtagtttgtgtttttatttctaatttgaGATTGAAACCCAGCGCGAGTTGTTGTCGTTGAAGGTTTTACTTCGTTGTCTCAAGAGtttgtattatatatatgttgcaTTGTTTGTTGTAagtgttaggaaattatttaatttcctaacttatttgtgggcaatacatatatcaattataatcacaaatgatgctatttcaaattaaatgacttatataatgatgatctcatttattgttataaaaatataccaaagtcgcctttgttgctctttccccATCAAAAGAGTTGCAGTTCAGCCTCCTAGGAATACAGAAggctttggttgaggaagatcgaAAGAACCACAAGATCCAAATTCTTTCGATCGTATGATTCATGTTTATGAATTCAGGTACGCTTCcgtattatgttatatttttggtgattcaATATGAATGATTTGggttattaaaatcaattattccaacaagtggtatcagagctatCCATAATTTAGTCatcaaaaatatttgattttattggatcaatatatatacatatgcgtTGTTTACATTATATATGAAATTGTTGCAcacttaataaaattatttctgaTTGTGTGTGCATCAATACGTATATATGCTTTACATATGAAACGTATTCCTTCCATACCGTTTTGGATTGCTTTTATATGCATGTATCACACGTTacgcatacatatatatatactgtTGGTAatttattatacatatatattattattattatttcgatacgtatatatatgtatattattgcGTGCTTATAGTGTATGCCGAGCACgttttagtttatatatatatttatatatatataaaattgatacttatgaaaattaataatcatattttttttaaggtaTGAAAAGacactattaaaatttaatttcttttagaatttaaatattttttgttgttacaTAAGGAAACTAGTAACAATTTGGATTATTATATCCATCCATTataaagatttggttttggaaTAAATTGATTGAACATTATGCTGCCAAAGTAGCCTCTtttgtgaaaattgatttattcaaAACATAAGGAATATGGCGATACATAATTCATGTAAATATTGGTCAGCCCAAAGGAAGGTTTATATTTGGCcgaattatatacatatattgatAGTAAATACATGTTTGGCGATGGTAAATACATGTTTGggtaactaattaagaataaagtaatacttattatttatgcgaacaataatcggcccaaaggaagtttattgtttggccgaataataagcattgcacacttttgtttattttctattaattatgcagtcaataatcggcccaaaggaaggttattgtttggccaattaatagaaaatatatgcgGTAATAAATAGGTTGCGAAGTTTAAGTTTTCATGTGCGCATTAAGTCGGTCCAAAGAAAGGCTTAATGTGTGACAAgaattttgacaatatttgattactgcaatgagagtatcacttacagttaatttttctatccaaagattgaaaattaatgttgtGCTAGATATCTCAATATGGATTTTTTACCCATTAATATCTAATATTTAATGCATGTTATTTTTGTTCTAATCCAGAAACTATGGCTTTAGCTACCAGTGTTTCTGCGCAAATTAGCAGTATTCCTATGCTGAATGgttcaaactttaaagtttggaaGGATACCGTGGAGATTGTCCTCGGTTATATGGATCTAGACACAGCTCTTCGAGAGGAGAAACCCACTTCCACTCCGGAAAACCTCAATGAGGTTAAAATAGAGAAGTGAGAGAAATCCAATCGAATGAGCATTATGATCATGAAACGCTCAATTCCTGAGGCGTTTCGGGGCTCAATTACTGAGGATAAAGATGCCAAACAGTTCCTAAAGGATGTTGAGAAATTCTTTACTAAGAAATTCAGTGCTCACATGGCTTTATCTTCTCAGTATAAAAGAAAGCGTGATACTACTGCGGATGCGCCTTCTCAGCAGAAGAAGGCTAAGAAACAGGATCAAGTTTCAACCTGTTTCTTCTGTAAGAAGGTGGGACACATGAAGAAGGATTGTACCAAATATGCCACTTGGCGTATAAAAAAGAGTATGattcttactttcttttgttCTGAGACTAGTTTAAGTTATGCACCTATTGATACTTGATGGGTAGATTCTGCTGCTACTACTCATGTAAGTGTCACTATGCAGGGTTGCCTGTGGAGCCGACCGCCAAGTGATGTTGAAAGATACATCTACGTGGCAGACGGCAATATAGTTGCAGTCGAAGCTATATGAACCTTTAGATTATGTTCCACGAGTGGattttatttggatttattAGAGACATTTTATGTACCGTCATTTAGACGAAATTTGGTTTCTGTTTCTCGTTTGGACAAATCaggttatttttgttcattCGGAGACAATAAAGTCAGTCTCTTCTATAATTCGAATAATATTTGCTCTGGTCATTTGGTGGATAATCTATATAAGCTTGActtaaatttctataataatgaAATACTGCAAACAGgtacaaaacaaaaactaaatgagaATTCGACAAGGTACAAAACAAAGACTTAATGAGAATTCGGCATCATTATGGCACAAGCGCTTAGGCCACATCTCTAAACAGAGAATTCAGAGGCTTGTGTCGGATGGAATTCTCAGACCCCTAAATTTGGCGGACTTTGAAGTTTGCATTGAGTGCATAAAGGGGAAAAGGACAAACGAAAGAAAATTAGGTGCCGAGAGAGCTAAAGATGTATTAGAACTGATACATACCGATATATGTGGCCCATTCCCTACTGTATCTTGGAATGGACAATGGTACTTTATTACGTTCATAGATGATTACTCTCGTTATGGGtatctatatttaattcatgaaaagtcccaagccttggatgttttcaaatctttcaaagctgaagttgaacttcaacttggaaagaaaattaaagctgtCAAATCTGATCGTGGTGGTGAATACTACGGAAGATATGACGGTTCAGGTGAGCAACGTCCCGGGCCTTTTGCTCTTTTCCTAGAGGAGTGTGGTATTGTTCCGCAATACACCATGCCAGGCAAACCTAGCATGAATGGTGTTGCAGAGCGAAGGAATTCACGAgggtacaagttttacaatccTGCATCAAGGTCTATTTTTGAAACAGGAAATGTAAGATTTATTGAGAATGTTGAGTTTGGGgagaaaatattagaaatgttACTTTTGATGAGAATTCTGTAACCGACAATGATCAGGTCTTTGTATCTATTATTGTTCAAGATACAATTATAGTACAAGAGTACAATGAGAATCCTACTGTAGATCCAGTTACAGTACAagagaacaatgaaaatatcGTTGTTACTCAAGATACTGCTACAAcacagaaaaataatataaattcttCTCAACCCCAACCCATACAGCAAGTTCAACAACCACAAGAAGTGTCATTAAGGAGATCCAACAGAGAAAGGAGAAGTGCAATTTCAGATGAATATATAGTCTATCTCCTAGAACATAAGAATGGTATTGGTTTAACAGAAAATGACCCAATCAATTTTCTTCAAGCCATGCAAAGTTCTAACTCTGAAAAGTGGATTGATGCCAtgaaagaagagatgaagtcTATGAAAGACAATGACGTTTGGGATCTCGTGGAGTTACCTGAAGGTGTGAAACCAATTGGTTGTAAATGGATATTTAAAGCCAAAAGGGATTCTAAGGGTAATGTCGAGAGATATAAAGCTCGTCTAGTCGCTAAAGGCTTTACTAAAAAAGAAGGCATAGACTATAAAGAGACTTTCTCTCCAGTATCATCGAAAGACTCTTTTAGAACCATAATGGCACTAGTAGCTCATTTTGACTTGGAGCTACATCAGATGGATGTAAAGACAACGTTTCTCAATGGTGACATTGATAAAACGATGTATATGGTacaatcaaaaaaattttgtatcagGTGATTCAAAATCTATGGTTTGTAAGTTAAAGAAATTCATCTATGGTCCCAAACAAGCTTTCCGTCAATGGTATCACAAGTTTCATCAAGTCATTACCTCATATGATTTTGAGGTAAATATCATAGATGAGTGTGTACATCGCAAGTTCAGTGGgagtaaatatatttttttggtcttatatgttgatgacattctaCTTACTAGTAACGATATAGGTTTTGTTGcataaaactaagaaatttctatcggacaaattcgaaatgaaagatcttggtgATGCCTCTTTTGTATTAGGAATTGAGATACTAAGAGATCATTCTCAAGGTATTCTTGGATTATCACAAAAGAACTATATCGAAAAGATTTTAAGTAGATATGGCATGGAAAATTGTAGACCAATGGACACACCCGTAGCTAAAGGAGACAAGTTCAGTCTCAAACAATGCCCTGAAAATGATCTTGAGAGGACAGCAATGCAtgataaaccttatgcattaGCACTAGGGAATTTAATGTATGCTCAAGTCTACATACATCCTGATATATCATTTATAGTGGGAGTGTTAGGTAGATACTTGAGCAATCCGGATATGGATCATTGGATAGCTGTTAAACGCATAATGCGTTATCTAAAGAGAACAAAGGATTACATGCTTATTTATCAGAGATCAGAAAATTTGGAGATCATTGGGTACTCTGTTTTCGATTTCATGGCATATGGTTGTGAAACTTTGTCACTGAGCTTCATATAATAGATGACATTGAAAGGccattaaagatattttgtgacaataagTCAGCAATACTATACTCCAACAACAGTAAGAGCTTGATAAAATTGAAGCATATAGACATCAAGTTCTTAACTTGACAAAATCGAAGCATATAGACATCAAGTTTCTTAGTTGTCAAAGAGAAAGTTTAAGAAAAACAGATTTCCATAGGACATATGGAAACAGAGTATATGCTAGCAGACCCATTACCAAGGGATTGAACCCTAAAGTTTTTCATGAGCACACTGCTCGGATGGGTGTCAATATTTATGATGCCTTGGTTTAGTGGGAgtttattttatgctatatgtcctatgacagatattgagttattttctgcagaattaagttgatggtttatttcatgttatatgAAATGTTCATTTTGCAATATTTGTATTGTGTTTGATCTCAATAAAGTTGGACCAGCTGgaaatagacatgcatgagatcaCTTGGCATGTAATTTNNNNNNNNNNNNNNNNNNNNNNNNNNNNNNNNNNNNNNNNNNNNNNNNNNNNNNNNNNNNNNNNNNNNNNNNNNNNNNNNNNNNNNNNNNNNNNNNNNNNNNNNNNNNNNNNNNNNNNNNNNNNNNNNNNNNNNNNNNNNNNNNNNNNNNNNNNNNNNNNNNNNNNNNNNNNNNNNNNNNNNNNNNNNNNNNNNNNNNNNNNNNNNNNNNNNNNNNNNNNNNNNNNNNNNNNNNNNNNNNNNNNNNNNNNNNNNNNNNNNNNNNNNNNNNNNNNNNNNNNNNNNNNNNNNNNNNNNNNNNNNNNNNNNNNNNNNNNNNNNNNNNNNNNNNNNNNNNNNNNNNNNNNNNNNNNNNNNNNNNNNNNNNNNNNNNNNNNNNNNNNNNNNNNNNNNNNNNNNNNNNNNNNNNNNNNNNNNNNNNNNNNNNNNNNNNNNNNNNNNNNNNNNNNNNNNNNNNNNNNNNNNNNNNNNNNNNNNNNNNNNNNNNNNNNNNNNNNNNNNNNNNNNNNNNGCCATCCATGTTTTCAAAGTTAGCGTGTGAGGAATTTAATTTTGGTAGGGAAGGTGACGGAATTGAAGTTGATTTTTTATGTGATAATCAAAAAGCAAGTAATCATGTGTCAACAAAACAGTTCAAAATCAACGAGTATAATCAATTAGtagttgaaaataataataataataatctaattaaagATAGATAGAGATGCAGTGATGCTATTAAAGCACGATTACCTGATTTGATCCAACTTCTAATGAAAAAGACTCTATGCGGACATATCGATCTTCTTTCCATGCATATCTATTTCTTTTTGGCACCGGTAGTAACAAATATAGGTTAAACGAACACAAAGAAATTAAGCATTTGTTAAGTATTATGTGGGGATGAGAACTGATGGTCACTTGTTGATATGAAAAGGACATAGGGATTTTGAAGCTTATCCTGAATTTGCTTGTGGTTAGGTTTACCACTACATTCCGAAATGGCggtatttaattatatctttaatgTATATTACCAATTGTTAATAAAATTCATAAAGTGGACTTGATGAAAATAACATtatgttataatattatttatagttTACTTGATTGACATCACATACGTAATACGGTATCCAAATGCATGGAGGAAAATCAACAGAACTGGGGTGTTTAGGTGAGAGTGAGAATTGATGAAGAGAGGATATATATGAGGCTTTGCTTTGAATTAGAATTCAAAGGATGAAATTAAGAATTGAAAGTGATGGCGCGCGCGTCGTTGTTGTGTGTGGGGCACATGGGGTTTTGTCATTTAGTGTTTGTATATATAGACATATAGTAACTCTGGCAAATTAAAAGAGTTTGAAGTTTAAACAGTGTATACGACGTTCAACTACCACGAATGAACACATATGTTGATGATTGGCAGTTTCATTTGTTTGCTTGTAACCCTTTCTTGCTGCTCCCGGCGATCATGCTTCTTTGGCACAATGCtttcatttgtttttgtttgtttcggATTTTGTGTTCAGATTCAGAATCAACATTCAACATCCATGTGCATCTACGTCTTGATTTTGTTTCATTCTACCATCACCATAATTACGGTTAACAAATGGAGATGTTAATGGAAAGGACATAGGCTTATGTCCTAAAATGAAAACTTAAGTTTAATTAACTTCataaagttgataattaaaaattattatataataatttaattaaatttattaaattagttaacgatttttaactatcaattttagataaaattaacTTCACCTGAATTTTATCTAATTGATTTTTAGGATtagtattattaaattatttttaaaaatattaaaaaattatcaaaatttatttttgactattagttattaatatttaaaatattaaataaaatatattactaaattactaaattaaaaaaattaaattaataattaaataataaaaaaaatttatatttctctaGTATTTCTCTTATTTCAATAATAGTGatattaaaaacacaaaaaaataaaatttatgttataaatattaaataaaataatttttaattatttttaattaatttattttaattaccaaatatttcaatttcaacatGTGTGGAAATCATTTATCTCTTTCGAAAATGAAATGAGAGACAAATGTTTAATAGCGAGTTAAAGTCAAATTTGACTAAATCAACATAGGaggacaaaatgaaaatgaaaatgaaaatgaaaatgaaaaatatatcaatCATCCACCGGTCCTAGAAAAGAGGGCAAAAGATACTGTCATCTAAACTTATTTTGATTGtaattttagtgtgttttttaCATTCATACTTACATATAATGATGTGTTACCAACTTACCATTTCTTTAAATGAATTTAATGCacataataatattatgaattataata
The Arachis duranensis cultivar V14167 chromosome 5, aradu.V14167.gnm2.J7QH, whole genome shotgun sequence genome window above contains:
- the LOC107488034 gene encoding cytochrome P450 84A1 — translated: MDTIQKPLLSIANFELQPLYMAAMLVIPLMLLLGLVSRIRRRPPYPPGPKGLPIIGNMLMMEQLTHRGLAKLAKEYGGIFHLRMGFLHMVAISDPDSARQVLQVQDNIFSNRPATIAISYLTYDRADMAFAHYGPFWRQMRKLCVMKLFSRKRQESWESVRDEVDKVVGSVVSNTGKPVNIGELVFNLTKNIIYRAAFGSSSQEGQDEFIKILQEFSKLFGAFNVADFIPFLGGIDPQGLNNRLVEARAALDSFIDGIIDEHVHKVKNNNNNNDHSNNIEESDMVDELLAFYSEEAKLNNEADDLHNSIKLTKDNIKAIIMDVMFGGTETVASAIEWAMAELMRSPEDLKRVQQELAQVVGLDRRVEESDFEKLTYLRCALKETLRLHPPIPLLLHETAEETTVGGYFIPKRARVMINAWAIGRDPSSWEEPETFRPGRFLKAGVPDFKGSNFEFIPFGSGRRSCPGMQLGLYALELAVAHLLHCFTWELPDGMKPSEMDMSDVFGLTAPRATRLVAVPTKRVLCPLS